TAGCGGTGGTGAAGCTGGGTTGGTCGAAGCTCCCCGGTGATTTGACGTGGAAGTCGATATTTGGGGTAGGCTTGCTTGGTGGTATTGGTTTCACCATGTCAATTTTTATTACGCTGTTGGCCTTCGAGGATGCTGCAATTGTTAACAATGCCAAGCTGGCCATCCTTCTGTCGTCGTTGGGAGCGGGTGTGCTTGGCTACGTTGCGCTTAGCCGCATGTTTAGGACGGTTCAGCCCGAAGAGGATACAGAAGCTATTAGTTCCTCTTTAGAGCGTAGCTCCTATGCCATGCCCGAGAAGACCAAGGATTCTAGAATTCTAAAGAAGGAGGTCTACTCAGAACGATAGGGTGCAATTAAGCTACAGGTTGTATAGAGTCCTGTTCTAGAAAAAACAGTACTGATAGTAAGCATAACGTGCTTCTATAAGCCAATCAGTAAAGATATATCTTAGCTTGATACGCCTACATTTTGCAAAGGACTATCCGATATAAAAAAGAGAGCAGCACCTGTAACTAGGTGCTGCTCTTTAGTATTTTCAGAATAAGGTTTGGGCTTAGAATCCTCTGCCGAATAGGCCCCAGAAGCTACGCTCGAGCTCGGTCCAGCGCTGCATGGCGCTTCTGGAAAAGTCGTTGGAGTAGCGGGTAACCAGCTCGCGGGCCTCCTTGTTCTTTCCCTTCTTTACCAAATCCTTTACCTGCTCCTCAAGGGCTGGCTGTTCGGCGAGCGCCTTGGCTTCGAGAGCGGCAACTTCGGTTTCTATAGTCTTGCGGGTCTTTTGCCACTTTACGGTGGCCAGCTTGTTGGCCTTACGGAAGCTCCAAATTGCGGCATCTTCGCGGTAGCGATGCTGCCCACAGATGCTGTAGCTGTCGGGTAGCGACAGGTTGCCCGAGTAGATGGGCAGGCGGGGGCTTTGTCCAGGGTTGTCGAACGAGAACCAAGCTACGCCGCCAACTTCGTCGGGAAGCCAATCGCGGAGCTGGATAACCTCGGAGTAGGAGCACCAGGCCACCGAAACGGTGCGTTGAAACTCTACCGAACCAGGTTTAAGCGCGTTGTAAATGGCGGCTTCGTCTCGTCCCATCCAGGGGTTGGCGCCCTCGTAGAGTACGGTGTCCACCTTTTCTACCGATCCGTCCTTCTTGTAGGTGGTCTTTACCACCTTAAGGTTTTTGGTCATGTCGTAAAAGGTTCCCTCGTAGGTGGTGCGGTATAGGGCAAATACATCCTGTACTGATACCTTTTTCTCGGGCTTAACGGAGAAGGGGATTTCGTCGGCATCGAACTTGAGGTTGAGCGATGGCGCAAAGCTGCTTAGAACGAAGAAATCGCGTATGGTAAAGTTCTTTTTCGCTTGGCTATACGCTTTCCAAAACTTAAAGGGGGTGGTGCCATCCCAAAGCTTAAGGCGCAGCGCTACTTCCTGTACGTTGTCGGATGCCATAAAGTAGTTTGGGTTGCTTAGGTCGATCTCGCCAATGCGGGCAATGTTCGCCGAAATGCCCACGTGATCGTCGGGGATACGCTGGGCGGCCCAAACGCCACCGATGCGATCGGGACCTTCGCCAAATATTTCGAATTGCCAAACCTCATTTTTATCGGCAATGGTGATGCACTCGCCCCAATCTCCATATCCGTACTGCTTAACCAACTCCCCAATTAGTTTAATGGCTTGACGGGCCGAGGTGCATCGCTGAAGGGCTATGCGTTGGAGCTCCTCTATGTTGAACATCCCCTTTTCGTTTACCAGCTCCTTGCGGCCAACGATAGTAGTTTCACCAATGGCCAGCTGCTTCTCGTTGAGGCAGGGGTAGGCGGTGTTGAGGTAGGCAAAGGTTTGATTGACTTGTGGTATGGAGCCAGCCAGGGTAAGCCCATTATTGTCGGTTACGCTCTCGGTTTTTAGGCTACCCTTATACACAAGGTGCTTAGCGGTGTCGGGGTAGGTTGCGGCAGGCACAACGTTGAGCCAGGTGCGGTAGCTGCCATCGCAGGTGTGGCTGGTGATTACCGACTTGTCGGCCGAGGCCTTTTTGCCTACTAAGATGCTGGTGCAGGTTTCCCCAAAGTAGGGGTCGTCGGGCTGCGCGAAAGCGCCTATTCCGGTTAGTATTCCCAGCGATAAAAGTACTATTCCCTTAAATGATCTTTTCATCGTGATGCTATAGGTTACGTGTAAGTGCGGTTAGCGGTGCAATGCTAGCCATAATCCGCAACATTCGAAAAAGGAAAGCGATGTTTTTGGGCAGAAAGATGTGGGAAGAGAACGCTATTCTGTATTTAATCGGAAGTGGAGCATTGCTTAGCGGGATTAAAGGTTTTACAAACGTATAGAAGAACTTGTTCTCTTTGGATAAGGGAGCAGGGAATGGGAATCTCAGATGGCATGTCATGCACATTTAGCAGCAGCCTTTACATGAAGCACCAACAAATAAAAATAAAAAAAGCATCCTTCTCAGGGTGCTTTTTTTGACTTGGGATATGGTTGGATGCGGTTATTTAACCGCGGAGTAATCTTTTTTGCTGGAGGTAATTGGGCTGGTTGTTGGGCTAGCCCCTGACCAGTCATACTTAAGCTCTATAGTTCTACTTTCACCGTTTGGGTCGCTATAGGTAAGCATGATCTTTCGATTGGTTGCACCCTCTACCTGCAACGATGCAATGTTGAACGATACGATTCCTGACATCTGGTATCGCGCTTCGTCGTTGTAGGCATTCTGGCGGAATTGAAGGTTGGCTGCTTCGGGAGTGCTTAGGAACAAGTCGCTCTTTACCAGATTTACCATATGGCGCTTGTTGTACCCAAAGAATCGAAACTCGATGTTTAGGTAGCCCGAAGCAATCCAGGCGTTGGTAATTATCATCGGATCGTTACCTATGCTGTCGGCATTGGCTTCTGTGAGCGTAACTACCGGCTTCGTTAGTACCTCGTAAACGTCGTATAGCTTAATGTCGTGGTTGTAGTCGTTTGATCCATTTGTTAGAATGGAGTAGCCGGCAATAATACGCTGCCCCTCCTTTGGATTGTAAGTGGGGAAATTTGTTACTGCTGGCCAAACCTTATCGCCATTATCCAACAGTATGAAGAATGGCTGTGCATTGGGAGACACCTTCTGTATGGTTCCCATTTCAACCCAGTAGTTGCTTAACGAGCATTCGTTGTCGTTATCGCAGCTTGCCAACGACATTGCTCCAATTATGGTTAGAAGTAGAAAAATCTTTTTCATATCGGTTCTGATTTGGGACAGAGACATACTTTCAAAAATTGTGCCTAAGACAGGGCAAACGTCGGGAGGGGGATTGCTCTTATAGCTAATGATTCTAATACGACAATAAAAAAGGGGCAGGTTATTATAACCTGCCCCAAGTATGGTTCTAGCATTCCATTATTGCTTACTGTGCGTAAAGCGACGCAATATTAACAATAACTTCTTTTGCTTTTACAATAGATTCTAGAGGAACGTACTCAAATTTTCCGTGGAAGTTGTGCCCGCCTGCAAAGATGTTGGGGCAGGGTAGCCCCATGAACGATAGGCGAGCACCATCGGTACCACCGCGGATTGGCATTACGTGAGGTTTCACATCGGCCATCTCCATTGCCTTTATCGCATTCTCCACGATATGGTAGTGAGGTTCTACCTTTTCGCGCATGTTGTAGTACTGATCCTTTAGCTCTACGGTAACGGTTCCTGCTCCATAGCGCTGGTTCATGAATTCGGCGATGCGCTGCATCTCTATCTTCTTTGCCTCAAACTTGGTTCTGTCGTGGTCGCGGACGATGTACTGGAAGGTGGCATGCTCGACGGTTCCCTCGAACTTGGTGATGTGGAAGAAGCCTTCGTATCCGGTAGTGTACTCTGGGCGTTGGTTTACCGGAAGCATAGCGTTAAACTCCTGTCCGATTAGGATGGCGTTTAGCATCTTATCCTTGGCGTATCCGGGGTGGATGTTGCATCCCTGAATCTTTACGGTAGCACCAGCTGCATTGAAGTTCTCGAACTCCAGCTCGCCAATGGCTCCGCCATCTATGGTATAGCCAAAGTCGGCGTTAAACTTTTCTACGTTGAAGTAGTCTACACCACATCCAATCTCCTCGTCGTGCGAGAAGGCCACGCGGATATCGCCATGCTTAATCTCGGGATGCTCTACAAGGTACTCCATTGCCGACATGATTGCGGCAATACCGGCCTTGTCGTCGGCACCAAGAAGGGTGGTTCCATCTGTGGTGATGATGGTTTGACCAACGTAATTCTTCAGCTCTGGGAAGTCGGCAACCTTTAGGGTAATTCCGGTTTCCTTGTTTAGGATGATATCGTTGCCATCGTAGTTGGCTACAATCTGTGGCTTAATCTCCTTTCCGGGCATGTCTGGACTGGTATCCATGTGCGCCATGAAGAAGATGGTAGGCACCTTCTTGTCGGTGTTTGATGGAAGCGTTGCGGTAACGTAGCCGTGCTCGTCTACATCAACATTGGAAAGGCCAATAGTCTTAAGCTCGTCTTCGAGCATGTATCCCAACACGCGTTGCTTTTCTGTGCTGGGGTATGATTTCGATTCGGGGTCTGCTTCGGTATCTACCGCAACGTACCTCAAAAATTTGTCTAAGATATTTTCTGACATTATCTGGTTGTTTTAGTATTAAGGATAAAACGTCAATCTGATAAACAGGCATCTAGGTAACCTAAATCTGTTGCACCAAATCGACGTAATATTTTAATAAATGTTACTCCTCTTCGGGCTTAGCGCGCAGCGAATCCCAAATAAAGTAGCCGATAATAGCGGCGTACATTACAACTGCAAGGATTTGTGCTCCGTTACTTTCGGCCCATTCGGTAAAGGTTAGGTTGGCACCAAGGAATCGGATGATAGCACTAACAACGCCCATAAGCGCACCACCGGCAATAAAGCCCGATGCAATAAGGGTTCCACGTTCCTTGCGAGCCTTATTCACGCTTGAATTTTTCGAACGGGTTGCTACGATATGGGCAACAATACCACCAATTAGCAATGGGGTATTTAATTCGAGCGGGATAAACATACCCAAGGCAAATGCCAGTGCAGGAACACCAATCATGGTTAGGATAAGCGCTAGCATAGCGCCTGCTCCGTAAAGAATCCATGGTGCTGGCTGACCCGACATCATAGGCTCGATTACTGCTGCCATTGCGTTAGCCTGTGGGGCAACAAGCGCACCTTCGCCCGAGAATCCGTAGGTCTTATTAAGAACCATAATCACGCCGCCAACGGTTGCTGCCGAAACTAGCGTTCCGAGGAACTTAAAGGTCTCCTGCTTGCGGGGAGTCGTTCCAATCCAGTATCCGATCTTTAGGTCGGTGATAAAGCCCCCTGCCATCGATAGCGCCGTACAAACTACACCGCCAATAACCAGCGCAGCAGCCATTCCCTCGGTTCCCTTTAATCCAACCGAAACAAGAATGCCGGATGAGATGATAAGGGTCATAAGGGTCATACCCGATACAGGGTTGGTGCCCACAATGGCAATGGCGTTAGCCGCAACGGTGGTAAATAGGAATGCGATAACCATTACGATGGCTAAGCCAACCAGTGCATAGGTTAGGTTATGTACCACGCCAAACTGGAAGAATATGAATATGAGGATTGCCCCAACTATGGTCCCAAGTGCAATAAACTTCATTGATAGATCGCGCTGGGTGCGGGCAACGTTTTTATCTACAGCATGCTTTCCACCAAGTTCCTTTGCGGCAAGTCCAATGGCATTTTTGATGATGCCCGATGAACGAATTATCCCAATGATACCGGCCATGGCAATGCCGCCAATACCGATATTGCGAACGTATGCGCGGAAGATCTCTTCTGGAGTCATTTGTCCAAGAAGCTTCACGACGTTGGCTCCAACGGCAATGGTTTGCCCATCGGCAAAGTACGAGATCATAGGAATAAGCACGAACCAGGCTACAAACGATCCGGCGCAGATAATGGCGGCATACTTAAGTCCGATGATGTAGCCAAGACCAAGAAGCGCCGAGCCAACGTTCACCTTAAATACCATCTTTGCCTTATCGGCCAGCTCGGCACCAGCAGGGATAATGCGGGTGGTTACCACCTCGCTCCATGCGCCAAAGGTTGCCACTATAAAGTCGTAAAGACCTCCAACTAAGCCGGCAAGAACAAGAACCTTGGCCTGATTGCCACCTTTTGCACCCGACACCAGCACCTCGGTTGTTGCGGTTGCCTCTGGGAAAGGATACTTGCCGTGCTGGTCTGACACAAAGAACTTACGGAAGGGAATCAGGAATAGAATTCCAAGAACACCCCCAAACAGCGACGAAAGGAACACCTGAAAAAAGTGCACCGACAGCTGTGGGTACTTTGCCTGAAGGATGTAAAGCGCAGGTAGCGTAAAGATGGCCCCTGCAACAATTACGCCCGAGCTGGCGCCAATCGACTGGATGATGACGTTCTCGCCCAACGAGTTCTTACGGCCGGTAACGGTTGAGAGACCAACCGCAATAATGGCAATAGGAATGGCGGCCTCAAATACCTGCCCAACTTTTAGGCCTAGGTAGGCTGCTGCTGCCGAAAAGATAACGGCCATAACTAAACCGATAAGTAACGAGTAGGTGGTTACTTCGGGATACGTTTTCTTAGGCGAC
This sequence is a window from Acetobacteroides hydrogenigenes. Protein-coding genes within it:
- a CDS encoding NigD1/NigD2 family lipoprotein, whose amino-acid sequence is MKKIFLLLTIIGAMSLASCDNDNECSLSNYWVEMGTIQKVSPNAQPFFILLDNGDKVWPAVTNFPTYNPKEGQRIIAGYSILTNGSNDYNHDIKLYDVYEVLTKPVVTLTEANADSIGNDPMIITNAWIASGYLNIEFRFFGYNKRHMVNLVKSDLFLSTPEAANLQFRQNAYNDEARYQMSGIVSFNIASLQVEGATNRKIMLTYSDPNGESRTIELKYDWSGASPTTSPITSSKKDYSAVK
- a CDS encoding dipeptidase; its protein translation is MKRSFKGIVLLSLGILTGIGAFAQPDDPYFGETCTSILVGKKASADKSVITSHTCDGSYRTWLNVVPAATYPDTAKHLVYKGSLKTESVTDNNGLTLAGSIPQVNQTFAYLNTAYPCLNEKQLAIGETTIVGRKELVNEKGMFNIEELQRIALQRCTSARQAIKLIGELVKQYGYGDWGECITIADKNEVWQFEIFGEGPDRIGGVWAAQRIPDDHVGISANIARIGEIDLSNPNYFMASDNVQEVALRLKLWDGTTPFKFWKAYSQAKKNFTIRDFFVLSSFAPSLNLKFDADEIPFSVKPEKKVSVQDVFALYRTTYEGTFYDMTKNLKVVKTTYKKDGSVEKVDTVLYEGANPWMGRDEAAIYNALKPGSVEFQRTVSVAWCSYSEVIQLRDWLPDEVGGVAWFSFDNPGQSPRLPIYSGNLSLPDSYSICGQHRYREDAAIWSFRKANKLATVKWQKTRKTIETEVAALEAKALAEQPALEEQVKDLVKKGKNKEARELVTRYSNDFSRSAMQRWTELERSFWGLFGRGF
- a CDS encoding OPT family oligopeptide transporter yields the protein MHSNPEEKPIGLPENAYRDLKEGEAYEPILSPKKTYPEVTTYSLLIGLVMAVIFSAAAAYLGLKVGQVFEAAIPIAIIAVGLSTVTGRKNSLGENVIIQSIGASSGVIVAGAIFTLPALYILQAKYPQLSVHFFQVFLSSLFGGVLGILFLIPFRKFFVSDQHGKYPFPEATATTEVLVSGAKGGNQAKVLVLAGLVGGLYDFIVATFGAWSEVVTTRIIPAGAELADKAKMVFKVNVGSALLGLGYIIGLKYAAIICAGSFVAWFVLIPMISYFADGQTIAVGANVVKLLGQMTPEEIFRAYVRNIGIGGIAMAGIIGIIRSSGIIKNAIGLAAKELGGKHAVDKNVARTQRDLSMKFIALGTIVGAILIFIFFQFGVVHNLTYALVGLAIVMVIAFLFTTVAANAIAIVGTNPVSGMTLMTLIISSGILVSVGLKGTEGMAAALVIGGVVCTALSMAGGFITDLKIGYWIGTTPRKQETFKFLGTLVSAATVGGVIMVLNKTYGFSGEGALVAPQANAMAAVIEPMMSGQPAPWILYGAGAMLALILTMIGVPALAFALGMFIPLELNTPLLIGGIVAHIVATRSKNSSVNKARKERGTLIASGFIAGGALMGVVSAIIRFLGANLTFTEWAESNGAQILAVVMYAAIIGYFIWDSLRAKPEEE
- the pepT gene encoding peptidase T, whose translation is MSENILDKFLRYVAVDTEADPESKSYPSTEKQRVLGYMLEDELKTIGLSNVDVDEHGYVTATLPSNTDKKVPTIFFMAHMDTSPDMPGKEIKPQIVANYDGNDIILNKETGITLKVADFPELKNYVGQTIITTDGTTLLGADDKAGIAAIMSAMEYLVEHPEIKHGDIRVAFSHDEEIGCGVDYFNVEKFNADFGYTIDGGAIGELEFENFNAAGATVKIQGCNIHPGYAKDKMLNAILIGQEFNAMLPVNQRPEYTTGYEGFFHITKFEGTVEHATFQYIVRDHDRTKFEAKKIEMQRIAEFMNQRYGAGTVTVELKDQYYNMREKVEPHYHIVENAIKAMEMADVKPHVMPIRGGTDGARLSFMGLPCPNIFAGGHNFHGKFEYVPLESIVKAKEVIVNIASLYAQ